The following DNA comes from Trueperaceae bacterium.
GTATCCTTTGGCGCTATTACCAGAGATGAGGACGCCGTCGGCGATGATGCCGGGGGAGGTGTAACCACCACCATCCGTAAAGGTCTTCCACACTTCCTGGCCGGTTTCGGCGTCGACGGCAACGATATGGCTGTCGCCGAAGTGGCCGATCACCATATCTTGGAAGAGGGTCAAGCCGCGGGAAGTGCTCGAACCGCCAACGCCAAGTTCCGCCCGTTCCTCGGCGGGCAGCATTTCGTATTCGTAGGTCCATAGCAGGTCGCCGGTCGCCGCGTCCATGGCCATTATGCGAGTAGCGCCAGCCTGTAGGAACATGCGGCCATTGGCTACTACTGGCGTCCATTCGACCTGGCCGGCAACGCCGGTATCGATCGACCAGGCGAGTTCCAGGTCGGAGACGTTCTCCGTATTGATCTGGTCCAGAGGGCTGTAGCCCCAGGAGTTGGGGGTACGGCGCTTGGACGGCCAAGCGCTCGCGGGTGGGTTCGTGAGGAACTCTTCGGTGATAGATTGCCAGGGTTCCAACTGAGCAAAGCAAGCACCCAGGAAAAGGGCGAGAATGACTGCTACTATCGATTTCTTCATGACGTTCACGACAGCTCCTTCGGGAGGGAAAACCGCACAACTGTATTCAAATATCTACCGGACCTGCGCCGCATCTCAGACGCCTCAGCTTCTCCAGTGGGGCCTCCTCTCGTCCACCAATTGAATGGCAAAGAATTCAGCCCTGGAGCGCGGCTTCACTCGGCGTCGGGATCGACCCTCGTACTGCCCAGCGCTTCAGATTCGGCCGTCAGTTCAGTGCTCCCCGCAGGATGCCCATTGTTGGACAGGATGAACGCAACGATATCGGCGTAGGCCTGGTCGCTCAAAGTTCCGGCGAGGCCAAGAGGCATGTTCTCTTGGACGAAATCGAACAGTTCCTGCACCCTTTTGGGGCCCCAACGCGACATGAACGGATCCCCAGTGAGCGCTGGTCCCATCCCCCCGTTGAGTCGTATGCCGTGACACGAAGCGCAACTCTGGAAGTAGGCCTGCTGACCTCGCTTGGCCTGATCCTCAGTGTAGATGCCGCCTGCCGAATTCGAGTTTTCGTCGGTGCTGGCGCTTTCCTGCGCCAAGCCGGTGACCGGCAGCGAGAGCACCAGTACCACGAGAGCGAACATTGAGAGCCTGGACATCAATCTTCCCTTTCCCTTTCTTTTGCAAGGGCAAACTCAAGGCAGCTGGCGACTGCCGCCCCGATCTGAACCTTGGTTCGTAAGGAAAATTACCATAGAAGCGAGGCGCCAACAAGGCGAATCTAGTGTGTACAAGTGCGGACCGCAATGCTGAGAGACAACGCCGCTCACGCCCAATGGGGCGTGACCTGACTCGCGCTAGGTGCCCCGTTCAGCCCATCGCACGAGCATTGCTTAACGGATACCGTCTTCCCCCCAACGACTTTGTTCAACCTTAGTTAC
Coding sequences within:
- a CDS encoding cytochrome c is translated as MSRLSMFALVVLVLSLPVTGLAQESASTDENSNSAGGIYTEDQAKRGQQAYFQSCASCHGIRLNGGMGPALTGDPFMSRWGPKRVQELFDFVQENMPLGLAGTLSDQAYADIVAFILSNNGHPAGSTELTAESEALGSTRVDPDAE